The Spartinivicinus poritis DNA segment AAGTATTGATGATCACCCTTATTTACTCCCTAGTAATTCTAATAAAATAAATCCTCTCAACCACTACCCTGATGATCACCCTACAACTATTTCATCAGCTGTTAACAAAATAACTGACCACTTTGCAAAAGCTGAGATTGATTTATTCATGTTAGATTTAACTCAACCTGATATTGGTATGCCGGTTGTGAAAACGATTGCACCAGGCTTAAGGCATTTTTGGCGAAGAACTGGACCAGGCAGGTTATATACTGTCCCAGTTAAAATGGGGTGGCTTGATAGTGCTTACAATGAAGATGAGCTAAACCCATATAGTATTGTCATTTAGCTTTATTTTATTAAGGAAAATATTTGGTCATGCCCCACTTCACTTTCTTCTGGGGCTATAATGAACTGTCCCTAGCTATTCCTATACAACATGGCATACTAGCTCACCTAAACAACCGTTGATTCTAGCAAAAGACACTATAAGCATAATGATGGAAGTGACACACCACCCTTTGAAAGGTGCCACCTGGATGCTCAGTGCTGGGTTGGCCTTTGCGTTAATTAATACCTTAACTCAAGTGTTGAGTATTCATATGGGAATGAACTCAACCTCAGTGGCATTCATTCAATACGCCATTGCATTAATTGTGTTTATCCCTTGGGTATATAAAACAGGCATTAAAGCCACTTTAAGTACATCCTATCCTTCTCTTCATGTATTGCGGGTAGTACTGGCTGTTGTTGGTATACAGCTTTGGATTTGGGCGTTAGCTTACCCTATTCCCATTTGGCAAGGCATCGCGTTATTAATGACTTCCCCTTTAATGGCAACGTTAGGTGCAGGCCTGTTTCTGAAAGAACAAGTGGGTTTATACCGCTGGTTGGCGACACTCGTTGGCTTTTGTGGAGCAATGTTAATTTTAGAGCCTTGGTCAGAATCCTTTAATTGGGCCGCATTGCTACCACTGGGTGCCGCGTTTTTTTGGGCAAGCTACTCCTTAATGGTTAAGCGTTTAAGTCGAGACGACACATCCAGTACAATGGTGATGTACTTATTGCTTCTCATGACCCCTTTTAATGCCCTACTGACTTTTTCAGACTTTACTCAACCAGCAAGCCTTAACACTTGGCTGTTTTTAGTGTGTATTGGATTACTCACTGCCTTTGCTCAGTGGGCGATTGCAAGGGCTTATGCTGTTGCTGATGCGGCATTTGTGCAACCGTGGGATCACCTTAAACTACCCGTGAATGTCTTAGCGGGTTATTTGGTTTTCGGCTGGATGCCACCAGGGCGCTTATGGCTGGGTGCTGCCATGATCATTTTAGCCGTGGCATTTATTACCCACTGGGAAAACCGCGAGCAGCAAGTGGCAGTAAAAGTATAAAATGCTTTCTAAGTCTGAATAGACTGGTAAAAACCTATTTTAATAGACTCAATTGTTTAATGGCATGTGTCAGTGGCGCTACCTACTAGCCATCCTTTAATCGCTATTCTGTCGTCTCAACCAGAAATCTGATTGAAATTGAGTCACTTTTTTATACTCCGCCTGGTGTATATCAATAAAACACAGAAAATTTTCCTGCATTAATTGCTGATAAGCCGCTAGCTGACCTGTTTTTCCCTTGCTTTCAGCACTGATTGCACAGGCACCATAATAGCCACTGCCAATGCCTGATAGAATACCAAACGATGATAATGGGTCATAACTACAAGCGGCATCTCCGACTGCAAGCCAGCCTTCACCTGCACATTGATCAAGTGCCGACGAATACGCTGCTGTCCGCTGCAGGGTATGATTGCTATCTATTACACAATGGCTTAAACGCTGACATAATTCTGGGTTTTGCTTAGCCAGTGCCAGCATTTTCTCTGTGCTTTTTGGTAAGGGTAAATCTCCATCAGTGAAATAACACAGTACTGAACATTTATCTGAAACAGGTGCCGTATACCACCAGCCCTGCGAGGTATTTTCTATTAATACAGTATGGGGTGGTAAAGTGGATTTATTCGTATGCTTTATTCGCATAATACTGGCGACTAATCCATCCAGTCTTCGCGTTTTCCTATCTAAACGTTTTGCAATAGCACGTGAGCGTCCACTGGCATCAACCAATATTTTAGGTAATATTTCCTGTTCACAACCATTTATTTCACAATATGCCTTCCAGTAGCCCAGCCTTTGATATTCATCACTGGTTGTACATAAAGCAGTTAATTTTGTATTCCAATAAAACTGAACACCCTGCTGCTCAGCAGCCGACACCAACATATGATCAAATCGTGCTCGATTAACTATCCAGCCTCCACCAGAGGGGTTAGCTAAAAAATCTCGATCATAACCACCTTTCGCATCCCATGAGACACGATAGCCAACCATTTTAAGATGGTCATCACTATGAAAACGTTGGGCCAAACCCAGCTTTTTTAAGCATGCCAAACCTCTAGGTGGTAAACACTCGCCTATTTTTGCTTTGACGCTTTCATCCTTAGCTCGATCAATCACAATGACTTGATAGCCTTGTAAAGAAAGCACCAAGGCCGTACAGCAACCCGCAGGACCTGCACCCACCACTAATACATCGGGTGCAGTATGACTAAACCGGTTAAATCTCATCACGACGGTAAACACGACGCCTGGGAGGATTTTGATCGGATTTATCTGCTAACTGTTTATCAATACCGCATTGTTCGTTAATAATATCTTCCGCTTTGGGCTCAACCCCTGCCAAGTTCTCTATCATTAATAACTGCTTATAGCTAGGATCATCTTCAGTAAATCGCTTAGCCACTTCAGACTCTACCCACAACACATTGGGTATACCTGCATCCTGGTCAGTATTTTCTACTTGGCGACGACGAATGATGCCTATTTCACTCCAATGTTGCACCATCGCATTAATTTGAGGCTGATAGCCTCCCTGGAAAAAACGCAGCCAATCTTGACGGTGATCCATATGCTTAATTCGCTGCCCGATAGGTAATTGCTTATCTTCTATACGCTCAAGTGACCTGGTACTCAGTACCTGGTTAGGCACACGAGCTGACCAGAAACTGGGTGTGGGTAAATAGGTCGCCGTATCATAACCTGATCGACAACTGGCTTCATCTGTTTGCCAGGGAATGCCCATAAAGCGCGTTAAGGTACCTGGCCCGCTTTCATTAAACATGTCTTTTAAAGCATGTTTCGGTCGTAAAATAGGTCCATAATCATCTCTGACTGTTTCACCTTCTTTCATGATATTCAGGCGAAATGGGTCATGTTTATTTGATAGATCCCACATTGAAAGACGTCGTAAAAACCAGGTTAATTCAATTCCGGGATGAAATGGTCCACCTAGACACTCTAGTAAATTAGTGGCTGTTAATGCAGCGCCTTGTTTTTCTATTGGAATATCCTGTAGTTTTTCTGGATCATCCTGTTTATTACCGACCTTAAAATTACCTTTAGCCCATTCCTTTAATTGCTGATACTGAGTTTTTGTTACAGAAAGATTTACATCAGGCGCACTATCAAAGTCACCAAAGGCGTCACCATAAAATGGCGGTTGCTTGGCATCTTGTCGTTTATCTTTATTTGGGTCACGGAATTGTTTAAAAATATACTCCCGCAATGGACCTTGTTCCCGATCAGGGCTAATTAACTTGTCTAACAATTGAGGGTTATTAAAATCACCCGGTGAATTCTGGCCAAACATAAAGTAAATACCCTCATTAACCGCTTGATTTTCTACCAGGCGCTGAAATATCGGATAAATATCCCGCCAAAATTCGACCTGTTTCGGTAGTTCCAATACATTTTCACGATAAAATAAATCAGCTACCACATCGTACATGGTTACTACGCCCCGTAGCCCAGGGCCAAAATTCGGCGGTGTCACTGCGACCATAGCGGGTTTTGCTTCAAATTCTTTACCCTTGATTGTAACAGTAGCCCGCACTGGTCCATCACTCACATCATCGTGCCAACCATCATTATTAGCAAAAGTCGTTGCTTCAGCTCCATCATAGCTGGCTGACTCCCCTCGCCCTCCCAACACTAATAAACGACCTTTCTTGTCAGTACGTAGCTCACCTAAATAGACTTTCTTACCAAAGAACTTACCATTATCAAAACGGTATTCAGCTTGATTACCTTTGTTACAACCTTTTATATGCCGTTGCCCAGGTGCAATTAACAAATCCTGCCTTCTTTCATCCCAATTAGTAATAGAAGCATTACGCAACTGACTTTCTAAGGCAATATCACCCAGGTCCATGGCATTGTTAAACTGATAACCAATTGCTTTACGGTTGGCCAACTCCACTCGCCAGGCAATTTGGGTATCCCCCTCATTTACAATCTCACGAACCACTTTTCCTTTAGCATTTAAACCATAAACCCGAAACCGAGCCACTTGTCGCTTAACTCGCCCTTTGTCGTCTTTAAATGATTTATTTTTATTGATAGTTTCGCCTGGCGCTTCAGGACCGATGAAGTATTCATCCGGTGAATTCCCTACCCGCGCAATGCCAATAGCGGGATAAACTGCATACGAACAAACTTCCTTGTCTGACATAGTAAGTTCCTTTTATTGACTGAATGTATTGCTTGCTCGCTACTGGCTTTGTAGCGCTACTCTAATAACGACCACTGCAAAAGGTAGGCATCTATAAATCCATAGCCACAAATACACAGAATAGACGGAAATACCCTTGCGTATAAAATAGAATAAGACCTACAACAGTTGATGGTCACTTGAAAGCCACTAAAAGAGTTAGATTTATAGGTCTGTAGGATAGCCCTGAGAGTTAAATTTAGCAGTGAGTATCAAACAAGCTTGTCATATAATTGGTTTATCTTGAGCGAGTCACTTGATTCTGTTTGTTGAATAAGCCGCTGCAAATGCTCAATTACCCCTTTTCGATCTGCTTTGTAGCCTAAAAACATTTCACCAGCATTGCCTTGACTATCGTGTAATAAATGGTCGACGCTTTGAGGGTTAGCCGTTTCCTGCATCGTTCGAAGGTCATCACTTAACTTAATTAGGTTAGTACGCATCACCTGTTGAATATGGGCGACAGCTTCTGTGTTATTGCTTGATATATCATTAGGGGTGGTAAGAATATTAAAAATTAAACGTAATCTAAGGTATTTACTGGCTAAAAAATCTTCCCCAAATCGGCCACTCTCTGACTTCTTCATCTCTCCTAGTGCGACATCTTTATCCAAAAAATAAGATAATGTGTGGATTTTAGGCCGCTGTGTTTCCCCTTGAGGATAGTAAATTCTACCACTGGCCGCTTCCATCAACTCTTGGGCACTGATTAGATGTTTGGATTCTGGCGGCACTTCATCATCTTCTCGGGCACCTACTTTATCGTGTAATACTTTTAGGAAGTCTGTCAGTATCGGGACTAGCGCATTTCGATACACTTTATACGTTTGGTTATCACATGAGAACATCACATCAATATCGGAACCTTTTTTTTGGCTTCCTGTTGCATATGACCCATATAAACATGAAATAAATGTCCCCCCTAAATGGGTCGATAGTGCTTCACGAAATTCTTGTATTAATCCTTTAACATCAGGGGTTTCACCCGTATCTCGTGCTTTGATCTCAGCTATAGTATTTTTTATTGTTTGCAATGCTTCTGGTGCATGCTCTAAATGGGCTAGCGTACAAGGGTAATCATATGTCTCCTGCTTCATTCCACGAAGTCGATAATCATCACTTTTTTTAACCGAAGGACTATCGACTATTTCTTGGTCTTGGGTTAAAAATGTATGTTCTCGAACAAATAACTCTTTTGATGCAACCTCATCTTTGTTTAATGTTAATACTTTAAACCATAAGTAATCAGGCTGGCTTTTTTTGTCAACTTGGTCATATAGTTCATGATTAGGGCCTCGTCTTGAGTGTAAGGCAACTGCCGTATCAATTATCAGCTCATCCCCCTGTTTCACTTCAACTTCCTTCGTTGAGCCCATCAACGAATTGCCCTGCTTTTCAACCAAATGACTTAACCCAGTCATCATTACTCCCAGTTGTTTTTCTAACGGGTTGTTAGGTTTTACTAATTGATTGATATTTTCAGTACTAATTTGCCGTTGTGGATGAATTTGTTTGGTTTTATTCGTTATCTGTATCTCTGTTTGCTGAGGCAACGAAGAAAAACTGGCCTGTCGGTTAATACCTAGTGGCATAATATTTTCCTTTCTAATTATTTTGCGAGTGACTATATAGACGATCACTATATTAACGAATAGGGGCTATTAACTCTTGACCAGAAATACAACGAACACCTGTCTCAACTGCCTGTTCATATTGTGCAAAAGCAGTCATTATTTTTCCCGTTAATTTCTCTGCTTGTAACGCTGTTAAACCAGGTCTCATATTATAGCAAATAAAACCATGACCTAAATTTTCACCATAATTCATTCGAAAGTCTTTAATAATACTAATGCTTGGTACATCATCACCCGCGTTAGTTCGCTCAGTGATATAGCGGTAAAAATCTTCGTGAAGCTGGTGTGGCTCATACTGTTGAACAAGTGTAGTTGAGGGCTTAAGGCTAAAAATCACTTCCCAGCCTAAAGAATTGTCGTTTAATACTTTAGCATGTTGATAACGCCGTATACTCGCTTTAATTTGTTCTGCTGACGCCAATAACTGTGCCAAATAAGCTCTAAGCCCTTGTTTTCCTAACCGCTGTAAAGCAGTCCAAGCACTTGCTATTCCTGATGCAGGCCGAGAATTTTCAAGTGTATTATCAAATGCTCTGAGTTCACCATACTGTCGTTCTGTTACAGAACCATCATTTTCTGTACGGGTCGTTATAGCCAATGCTTTACTAATAAAAAAACTTGAAGCATAAGGACAAAGCGCATTTTTATGAAAGTCGACTCCAAACGAGTCAAACCTATGCATGCCTTGTAATTTATCTAATACCGACTGAATTTTTAACTGAATGTCTAGATGAATATTCATCTCCTGATAGATACTCGTCGGTGCTTGCATAAAACTGAACCACAACCAGCCAATGACACTATCCAGATGCAAATAAGGAAAATAATCCAGTTGATGGCTATCAACGACTTCCGTTACTGTATTATGGATCACTTGTGTGTTATCACAAAGAAAATCCAATGTAGTACCTCCACAAGCTATTATCGCAGCCACTCGTTTCCCTTGAGCAATTTGTGACTCAAATGCCGCTTTCAATTCATTTGCCTGCATGCCATCAGATGAATG contains these protein-coding regions:
- a CDS encoding DMT family transporter; translation: MMEVTHHPLKGATWMLSAGLAFALINTLTQVLSIHMGMNSTSVAFIQYAIALIVFIPWVYKTGIKATLSTSYPSLHVLRVVLAVVGIQLWIWALAYPIPIWQGIALLMTSPLMATLGAGLFLKEQVGLYRWLATLVGFCGAMLILEPWSESFNWAALLPLGAAFFWASYSLMVKRLSRDDTSSTMVMYLLLLMTPFNALLTFSDFTQPASLNTWLFLVCIGLLTAFAQWAIARAYAVADAAFVQPWDHLKLPVNVLAGYLVFGWMPPGRLWLGAAMIILAVAFITHWENREQQVAVKV
- a CDS encoding NAD(P)/FAD-dependent oxidoreductase, with amino-acid sequence MRFNRFSHTAPDVLVVGAGPAGCCTALVLSLQGYQVIVIDRAKDESVKAKIGECLPPRGLACLKKLGLAQRFHSDDHLKMVGYRVSWDAKGGYDRDFLANPSGGGWIVNRARFDHMLVSAAEQQGVQFYWNTKLTALCTTSDEYQRLGYWKAYCEINGCEQEILPKILVDASGRSRAIAKRLDRKTRRLDGLVASIMRIKHTNKSTLPPHTVLIENTSQGWWYTAPVSDKCSVLCYFTDGDLPLPKSTEKMLALAKQNPELCQRLSHCVIDSNHTLQRTAAYSSALDQCAGEGWLAVGDAACSYDPLSSFGILSGIGSGYYGACAISAESKGKTGQLAAYQQLMQENFLCFIDIHQAEYKKVTQFQSDFWLRRQNSD
- a CDS encoding LodA/GoxA family CTQ-dependent oxidase, encoding MSDKEVCSYAVYPAIGIARVGNSPDEYFIGPEAPGETINKNKSFKDDKGRVKRQVARFRVYGLNAKGKVVREIVNEGDTQIAWRVELANRKAIGYQFNNAMDLGDIALESQLRNASITNWDERRQDLLIAPGQRHIKGCNKGNQAEYRFDNGKFFGKKVYLGELRTDKKGRLLVLGGRGESASYDGAEATTFANNDGWHDDVSDGPVRATVTIKGKEFEAKPAMVAVTPPNFGPGLRGVVTMYDVVADLFYRENVLELPKQVEFWRDIYPIFQRLVENQAVNEGIYFMFGQNSPGDFNNPQLLDKLISPDREQGPLREYIFKQFRDPNKDKRQDAKQPPFYGDAFGDFDSAPDVNLSVTKTQYQQLKEWAKGNFKVGNKQDDPEKLQDIPIEKQGAALTATNLLECLGGPFHPGIELTWFLRRLSMWDLSNKHDPFRLNIMKEGETVRDDYGPILRPKHALKDMFNESGPGTLTRFMGIPWQTDEASCRSGYDTATYLPTPSFWSARVPNQVLSTRSLERIEDKQLPIGQRIKHMDHRQDWLRFFQGGYQPQINAMVQHWSEIGIIRRRQVENTDQDAGIPNVLWVESEVAKRFTEDDPSYKQLLMIENLAGVEPKAEDIINEQCGIDKQLADKSDQNPPRRRVYRRDEI
- a CDS encoding nucleotidyltransferase domain-containing protein, with product MPLGINRQASFSSLPQQTEIQITNKTKQIHPQRQISTENINQLVKPNNPLEKQLGVMMTGLSHLVEKQGNSLMGSTKEVEVKQGDELIIDTAVALHSRRGPNHELYDQVDKKSQPDYLWFKVLTLNKDEVASKELFVREHTFLTQDQEIVDSPSVKKSDDYRLRGMKQETYDYPCTLAHLEHAPEALQTIKNTIAEIKARDTGETPDVKGLIQEFREALSTHLGGTFISCLYGSYATGSQKKGSDIDVMFSCDNQTYKVYRNALVPILTDFLKVLHDKVGAREDDEVPPESKHLISAQELMEAASGRIYYPQGETQRPKIHTLSYFLDKDVALGEMKKSESGRFGEDFLASKYLRLRLIFNILTTPNDISSNNTEAVAHIQQVMRTNLIKLSDDLRTMQETANPQSVDHLLHDSQGNAGEMFLGYKADRKGVIEHLQRLIQQTESSDSLKINQLYDKLV
- a CDS encoding pyridoxal-dependent decarboxylase, with the protein product MNVNLEEVTLDSNKNLPNSLQSSDQLLPKSEFFHNSGRYVDNFFEKLKYGYQCIQAKEAQGPKFPVKAFCYEEKIEKNLISETGKNSAQVLENLANIVDGSIRPQSPHAVFNMVPNPMLDSIVAASLMQLYNVNAIMDTYGGKALLYEQQVARSIGKLVGWDQATGISCNGGKITLFYAIKSAITRIAPDADQKGIPNDLVILTADGAHYSLEHTCSLVGLGSQQCIRVPIHSSDGMQANELKAAFESQIAQGKRVAAIIACGGTTLDFLCDNTQVIHNTVTEVVDSHQLDYFPYLHLDSVIGWLWFSFMQAPTSIYQEMNIHLDIQLKIQSVLDKLQGMHRFDSFGVDFHKNALCPYASSFFISKALAITTRTENDGSVTERQYGELRAFDNTLENSRPASGIASAWTALQRLGKQGLRAYLAQLLASAEQIKASIRRYQHAKVLNDNSLGWEVIFSLKPSTTLVQQYEPHQLHEDFYRYITERTNAGDDVPSISIIKDFRMNYGENLGHGFICYNMRPGLTALQAEKLTGKIMTAFAQYEQAVETGVRCISGQELIAPIR